One region of Oncorhynchus keta strain PuntledgeMale-10-30-2019 unplaced genomic scaffold, Oket_V2 Un_contig_6160_pilon_pilon, whole genome shotgun sequence genomic DNA includes:
- the LOC127925723 gene encoding F-box/WD repeat-containing protein 7-like — protein sequence VLKGHDDHVITCLQFCGDLIVSGSDDNSLKVWSALTSKCLRTLVGHTGGVWSSQMSGNIVISGSTDRTLKVWDAESGECVHTLYGHTSTVRCIHLHDKQ from the exons GTCCTGAAGGGTCACGATGATCATGTGATCACATGTCTGCAGTTCTGTGGTGACCTCATCGTCAGTGGATCTGATGACAACAGTCTGAAAGTCTGGTCTGCCCTGACCAGCAAG tgtcTGCGTACATTAGTAGGCCATACAGGAGGTGTGTGGTCCAGTCAGATGAGTGGTAACATCGTGATCAGTGGGTCGACAGACAGGACTCTGAAGGTTTGGGACGCAGAGAGCGGAGAGTGTGTTCACACCCTGTACGGACATACCTCTACTGTACGCTGCATACACCTGCACGACAAACAGTGA